Part of the Nothobranchius furzeri strain GRZ-AD chromosome 2, NfurGRZ-RIMD1, whole genome shotgun sequence genome, attataaccaatatcagtacctacaccagtaacaacattataaccaatatcagtacctacaccagtacctacattataaccagtatcagtacctacaccagtacctacattataaccaatatcagtacctacaccagtacctactttataaccaatatcagtacctacaccagtacctacattataaccaatatcagtacctacaccagtacctacattataaccaatatcagtacctacattataaccaatatcagtacctacatcagtacctacattataaccattatcagtacctacaccagtacctacattataaccaatatcagtacctacaccagtacctacattataaccaatatcagtacctacatcagtacctacattataaccaatatcagtacctacaccagtacctacattataaccaatatcagtacctacaccagtacctacattataaccaatatcagtacctacatcagtacctacgttataaccaatatcagtacctacatcagtacctactttataaccaatatcagtacctacaccagtacctacattataaccaatatcagtacctacaccagtacctacattataaccaatatcagtacctacattataaccaatatcagtacctacatcagtacctacattataaccaatatcaataCCTACACCAGTACCAACATTATAacaaatatcagtacctacatcagtacctactttataaccaatatcagtacctacaccagtacctacattataaccaatatcagtacctacaccagtacctacattataaccaatatcagtacctacattataaccaatatcagtacctacatcagtacctacattataaccaatatcaataCCTACACCAGTACCAACATTATAacaaatatcagtacctacaccagtaccaacattataaccaatatcagtacctacaccagtaacaacattataaccaatatcagtacctacaccagtacctacattataaccagtatcagtacctacaccagtacctacattataaccaatatcagtacctacaccagtacctactttataaccaatatcagtacctacaccagtacctacattataaccaatatcagtacctacaccagtacctacattataaccaatatcagtacctacattataaccaatatcagtacctacatcagtacctacattataaccaatatcagtacctacaccagtacctacattataaccaatatcagtacctacaccagtacctacattataaccaatatcagtacctacatcagtacctacattataaccaatatcagtacctacaccagtacctacattataaccaatatcagtacctacaccagtacctacattataaccaatatcagtacctacatcagtacctacgttataaccaatatcagtacctacatcagtacctactttataaccaatatcagtacctacaccagtacctacattataaccaatatcagtacctacaccagtacctacattataaccaatatcagtacctacattataaccaatatcagtacctacatcagtacctacattataaccaatatcaatacctacaccagtaacaacattataaccaatatcagtacctacaccagtacctacgttataaccaatatcagtacctacaccagtacctacattataaccaatatcagtacctacaccagtacctacattataaccaatatcagtacctacattataaccaatatcagtacctacatcagtacctacattataaccaatatcaatacctacaccagtaacaacattataaccaatatcagtacctacaccagtacctacattataaccaatatcagtacctacatcagtacctacgttataaccaatatcagtacctacatcagtacctactttataaccaatatcagtacctacaccagtacctacattataaccaatatcagtacctacaccagtacctacattataaccaatatcagtacctacattataaccaatatcagtacctacatcagtacctacattataaccaatatcaatacctacatcagtacctacgttataaccaatatcagtacctacatcagtacctactttataaccaatatcagtacctacaccagtacctacattataaccaatatcagtacctacaccagtacctacattataaccaatatcagtacctacattataaccaatatcagtacctacaccagtacctacattataaccaatatcagtacctacaccagtacctacattataaccaatatcagtacctacattataaccaatatcagtacctacaccagtaccaaCATTATAacaaatatcagtacctacaccagtaccaacattataaccaatatcagtacctacaacaGTAacaacattataaccaatatcagtacctacaccagtacctacgTTATAACCagtatcagtacctacaccagtacctacgttataaccaatatcagtacctacatcagtacctactttataaccaatatcagtacctacaccagtacctacattataaccaatatcagtacctacaccagtacctacattataaccaatatcagtacctacaccagtaccaacattataaccaatatcagtacctacaccagtaacaacattataaccaatatcagtacctacaccagtaccaacattataaccaatatcagtacctacattataaccaatatcagtacctacatcagtacctacattataaccaatatcagtacctacaccagtacctacattataaccaatatcagtacctacaccagtaccaacattataaccaatatcagtacctacaccagtaacaacattataaccaatatcagtacctacaccagtaccaacattataaccaatatcagtacctacattataaccaatatcaatacctacaccagtacctacattataaccaatatcagtacctacaccagtaccaacattataaccaatatcagtacctacaccagtacctacattataaccaatatcagtacctacattataaccaatatcagtacctacatcagtacctacattataaccaatatcaatacctacaccagtacctacattataaccaatatcagtacctacaccagtaccaacattataaccaatatcagtacctacattataaccaatatcagtacctacatcagtacctacattataaccaatatcaatacctacaccagtacctacattataaccaatatcagtacctacaccagtaccaacattataaccaatatcagtacctacaccagtaacaacattataaccaatatcagtacctacaccagtgcctacattataaccagtatcagtacctacaccagtacctacattataaccaatatcagtacctacaccagtacctacattataaccaatatcagtacctacatcagtacctacattataaccaatatcagtacctacaccagtaccaacattataaccaatatcagtacctacatcagtacctacattataaccaatatcagtacctacatcagtaccaacattataaccaatatcagtacctacatcagtacctacGTTATAACCAGtatcagtacctacatcagtacctacattataaccaatatcagtacctacaccagtaccaacattataaccaatatcagtacctacatcagtacctacattataaccaatatcagtacctacatcagtacctacgttataaccaatatcagtacctacatcagtacctacattataaccaatatcagtacctacatcagtacctacattataaccaatatcagtacctacaccagtaccaacattataaccaatatcagtacctacatcagtacctacattataacaaatatcagtacctacatcagtacctacattataaccaatatcagtacctacatcagtacctacgttataaccaatatcagtacctacatcagtacctacattataaccaatatcagtacctacatcagtacctacattataaccaatatcagtacctacatcagtacctacattataaccaatatcagtacctacaccagtacctacattataaccaatatcagtacctacatcagtacctacattataaccaatatcagtacctacatcagtacctacattataaccaatatcagtacctacatcagtacctacattataaccaatatcagtacctacatcagtacctacattataaccaatatcagtacctacaccagtacctacattataaccaatatcagtacctacatcagtacctacattataaccaatatcagtacctacaccagtacctacattataaccaatatcagtacctacaccagtaccaacattataaccaatatcagtacctacaccagtacctacattataaccaatatcagtacctacatcagtacctacattataaccaatatcagtacctacatcagtacctacattataaccaatatcagtacctacatcagtacctacattataaccaatatcagtacctacaccagtacctacattataaccaatatcagtacctacaccagtaccaacattataaccaatatcagtacctacaccagtacctacattataaccaatatcagtacctacaccagtacctacattataaccagtatcagtacctacaccagtaccaacattataaccaatatcagtacctacaccagtacctacattataaccaatatcagtacctacatcagtacctacattataaccaatatcagtacctacatcagtacctacattataactaatatcagtacctacaccagtacctacattataaccaatatcagtacctacatcagtacctacattataaccaatatcagtacctacaccagtacctacattataaccaatatcagtacctacaccagtaccaacattataaccaatatcattacctacaccagtacctacattataaccaatatcagtacctacaccagtacctacattataaccagtatcagtacctacaccagtacctacattataaccagtatcagtacctacatcagtacctacattataaccaatatcagtacctacaccagtacctacattataaccagtatcagtacctacaccagtacctcCATTATCACCAGTATCAGGGCTGAAAGAGGTGACGCTGCACaacactggtgccactggtccttctaaaccaccaccagcaggcaagaagggtgaagtgccttgcccaaggacacaatgactgcaacAGACTAAGTGGGCCAAGAACGAGGAACCCTCCGGTTACAGGGCTGGTGTGGGGCCATTTTGAAGTTTTCTTTACTGGACTGTGAAAATGTTTTTGCTGATTTTTCTTTAAGCATGAATCTTTGTTTCAGGATGATGGAGTTCTTCCAGCGGACAGAGACCAGGACGAACTATCCCAATGCCCTTCGTATCTCCAACCTTGTCAtgtacatcatcatcatcatccactgGAATGCTTGCCTGTACTACTCCTTCTCCAAGGCCATTGGTGGGTTAAAGATTTTAATATGAGACCGGTCGGTGTCACATCTCAGTGTGCTGTTCTTCTTTGGCCCGGTTCCACACCGTTTCCAGCAGTTACAGTTATCAGGATGCTGCACCTTTTAAGGCTGCTGCACACGAGAGCAAACGGCCTTGAATGGCCATGAGCACAGCAGTTACCTggctgtgtgcgcctgattttcactataGTTTCTGCCTCACGTTGGTAAAAACTCAccgtgtgcgcaccacgtgagctGCTGGCTGCTCTCGTGACCAGCAGGCTTCACGATTCCTGCTTCAGTGTGGTTCGAAGCAAACAAAGCCAGGTGGGCTTTGCTAGGGGGTGGAGTAACTGCTTGCTCAAGAGTGTTCTGCCTTCCTGCCTGCAGCCTTTTCCAGGTGATCCGCTTTCATGAGTCGATCACAATTCACCGGCTGAGCAGAATGTTCAATTTaactcagttcagttcatttatgaagcgccaaatcatgaccagAGGCGTGtcaaggacctgcacacagtaaacatcacaacacaggtcaggtcactaagccaatcagtaacaagtttcctatataagcaacccagcaggtcgcatcgagtcactgaccagtgtcagagtctttacagcagccCCACATCGACACCATCGTTGTGGTGTTTTTGTATCACACAAGCACCACCCGGTGCTACTTTCTGAACTTTGGGGTTTTGCCCAGCATGATGAACTGGTGTTTCTCACTTGTAATGGACTATCATCTAACTTGTAAAGAGTCAAACTGCTCTGTTCAAAAGGTTCTAGTGAGAAAAGGCCATCATTGTGTAACTTGTGCCAGTGTCCTGGTCCTCCAGTTATTCATGTCCCTGTGCCGTGGTCCTCTAAGACTCTACACATCACCAGCGTGGTTGCATATGCATCTAAGCATCTGAGTCGAGCGATGGCAATGTTCGAGCTAATACCTCAACAAGAgtgggagcctttatcctagtttacatgtcagCTAGAAATGTTAATGATTGTCTGAAGAGCATTTGACTCCTCAGTGGTTAGTGCCAGCCTTCTTCCGTTTGTGTCTGTACTCTTCCAGTTAGCTCGCAGTAACACGCGACACCTGCAAGGGTCAGGCAGgttaaagcaggaaatgcacgatGAGCGAAGGAATGGGcgacaacgctgcagcacagcacACTTGGTACGCGCTGGACTGTTTGATAGTGTGACGCGTCAGATTTACGCAGGCTTGTGGCGATGAAATGATCAGCCTCGTCACttctgggggtgggtgggggtggggtgggggtgggggggctgggccGGACACAGCTTGACTAAACTGGAATGTCGTTTGCAGTCAGAGAAATGTGACTATCTGGTTACCTTAGCTCGTTTAGGAGTCCCGTTTGGTTCCACTTCTGCCGGACTAAGGCGTATACATGGACTTTAAAAGCCCCACTTCAGCCGGTCTAAGGCGTACACATGGACTTTAAAAGCCCCACTTCAGCCGGTCTAAGGCGTACACATGGACTTTAAAAGCCCCACTTCAGTTGGACTAAGGCGTATACATGGACTTTAAAAGCCCCACTTCAGCCGGTCTAAGGCGTATACATGGACTTTAAAAGCCCCACTTCAGCCGGTCTAAGGCGTATACATGGACTTTAAAAGCCCCACTTCAGCCGGTCTAAGGCGTATACATGGACTTTAAAAGCCCCACTTCAGTTGGACACAGGTAATAATTAGACACGTGTCCCTGTGTCCAGGTTCTCCAAGTCAGTAACACGTCCTTGTGTCTTTACCCTCTAAGACTGTAGCACATCCCTGTGACCTGCTCCTCTAACGATGTAACGTGTCCTTGTGCCCCGATCTTCCAGGTTTTGGTGCAGACAGGTTTGTGTATCCCGACCCAGCAGACCCAGAGTTTGGTCGTCTGGTGAGGAAATACGCCTACAGCATGTACTGGTCCACTCTGACCCTGACCACCATCGGAGAAACGCCACCCCCCGTGGAGAACTCGGAGTACTTCTTTGTTGTTACTGACTTCCTGGTGGGTGTGGCTTAGTAGTGGCCTCTCCAGGTTTCACACAGTTAAACTAACTTGGGAGACCGTGATGTTCCTCCTCCAGGTGGGGGTGCTGATTTTTGCCACCATTGTCGGTAACGTCGGTTCCATGATCACCAACATGAACGCCGCCCGAGCCGACTTCCAGGCTCGGATCGATGCCATCAAACAGTACATGAGCTTCAGAAAGGTCGGCGTGCTGTCTCTGGTGGCAGGATGAATAAAGTTCATACAAACCAGAACCATGCTTGTTAACACCTGACCTGGACCCCATGACCTTTCTACAGGTAACAAAGGATCTGGAGAAGCGGGTCATCAAGTGGTTCGACTTCCTCTGGACCAATAAGAAAGCGGTGGATGAGAGGGAGGTTCTGAAGTTCCTTCCAGACAAACTGAGAGCTGAGATTGCCATCAACGTGCACCTGGACACCCTGAAGAAGGTCCAGGCTTTTCCTGGCCCCTCGGATTAACGTGACGTGAACTGCTCCATCAGGtcttctgctctggtcctgcaggttCGGATCTTTGCCGACTGCGAGGCCGGTCTGCTGGTGGAGCTGGTGCTGAAGCTACAGCCACAGGTCTTCAGTCCAGGAGACTACATCTGTAAGAAGGGAGACATCGGCAGAGAGATGTACATCATCAAGGAGGGGAAGTTAGCCGTCGTCGCTGACGACGGCGTCACGCAGTTCGTAGTTCTCAGTGAGGGGAGCTACTTCGGAGAGATCAGCATCCTGGCTATCAAAGGTAGGAGGCAGGCTGGTGGATCTcatctgtagccatggcaacggcTTGTCTGCTAGGAGACAGCTGTGTTTAAAATCTGTTGGGTATAAACATGAGCCTGGGGTAGAGCAGCTCCTTCTCATTGGTACGGGTCTGTTGAGGTGGTGTCCTGGTCTCCTGTCTCTGGAGACCTGGAGCTGGCCCAGAACCCTCTGGAGGGATCAGACATCCATACACAGGAGTACCGTCATGAATCAGAGCAGCATTTAGGACACGCAGGATGGTGGGCCTCCAGGTTCAGGACCAGACACCCCAGAGCAGGAGAGACCAGGTTTAAGGTCTTACAAGCTACTGGGTTGACTGGAACCAGAACTTCATGTTCTCTGGGTCTCCAACAGGCAGCAAGGCAGGAAACAGACGCACGGCCAACATCAGGAGCATCGGGTACTCCGACCTGTTCTGCTTGTCCAAAGACGACCTGATGGAGGCGCTGACGGAGTATCCTGAcgccaaagctctgctggaggagaAGGGGAGGCAGATTCTGATGAAGGATGGACTCCTGGACCTGGAGGTGAGTCTCAGTAACCCAACACCCGGCCCACTCACGTAAAAACCATAACACGTCCTGTCCTCCAGGTGGCAGCGCAGGGCCCAGACCCAAAGGAGATGGAGGAGAAGGTGGACCGGATGACGAGTTCTCTGGACTCCCTGCAGACCCAGTACGcccggctgctggcagagcacgAAGCCACTAACAGCAAACTCAAACACAGAGTGACCCGACTGGAGAGGAAGCTGGCCCCGCCTCCTCTGCCCAGTGATGCTCCACCCCCTCCAACACCAGAGATCCAGGCCACCAAAGAAGAGAAGAAATAGGAAGTAGAGGACCAGGAAGACGAGGCTTTTCTTCCAGAACTTTCTTCATCTTTGTGTCATTTGTAAAAACTTCATGAGACTCAGATTATCTCCGGCTGGTTCCGTCAGAAACACGAGAACCAAGCTCACCACAACACCGGTGTTCTGTGGAAGGCTGTCACCATCAGTTCCAGTCAGGAGGTCTGACCTGAAGCAGCTGAGAACGGGTTTCAGGCTCCAGAACCAGGTCAGCACCTGGTGGAAAAGGGTTTAGTTTTGACTTAACAGGATTTAAATATTTATTACAGATTAGAATTATTTCACCAACATTTAGTTTCTCATCGATCTTCTCTCATCTCTTAGAGCTAAAATCTTCTGGTCTTCTAGAGTGAGTGGACCAGTTTGGACCTTAGGGTTCCTTACCCTGTTCTGGGTCAGGTGCAACAGATCTGGTCTCCAGAAGAGCGTCAAACCTGTTTTCCATATGATTAATAAGGTTCATGTATAAAGAGGTCCTGGTTCTGATCTTCCTCTGAGCAGCACCGGAGGATTCTGGGTACGTATCAGCTCCAGCAGTTTGTTGAGACTAGAGTGGCTTCATTTAACCCGGACCTGTCATTTGGGATGATGTTCTCTCCGAGACGTGGAACCGTCTACACTGAGTCAATCCGGCGAATCAGCCGGCGGAGGAAACAGAGTTAGCAAAACCCTTGATGCCCAAAGACTCAAGTTATGTTGCTGCATTTGGAACTCAGTGGTGAAGAAATGCATCAGAGCCAGAAGGTCCTTGTGGTCCTGTTAGGATGCTAACCATGGTGGATCATCAACGAGGTGCTTCTGGTTTAACTCACAGCAAAAGATCAGCTGATTCTGTCTGCGGTGTAGAAAATGTTCCATTAGCAAAGAGCAGACCTTCTGCTGCAACTTAACCCCTTCTATCAGGGTTCAGACGTCCTGGTGCAACCGAGACCTCCAACTGCAGCAGCTCAGACCTCCAACCGCAGCAGCTCAGACCTCCAACTGCAGCAGCTTAGACCTCCTACTGCAGCAGCTTAGACCTCCTACTGCAGCAGCTCAGACCTCCAACTGCAGCAGCTTAGACCTCCTACTGCAGCAGCTTAGACCTCCTACTGCAGCAGCTTAGACCTCCTACTGCAGCTGTTCAGACCTGCAGAATCAAACTCTGACTCTGCAGTGGACTCTCTCTCTCAGCAGAGGTCAACCCCAGAGTGAGCTTTACTTCACCTACTTCAGACCTAAACTCGCCCACAGAAACCAAACCTTCTGGGCTTTAACTGACGTGTTCAAAGGCGTTCAGCAAAGATCCGGTCCAAGAGCTGAAATAAAGAGATTTTCTAACTAATGCACCACCTGCTTCTGCGCTTTATTCAGTTTTATCACCTTCCCATCCAGTGCTGAGAATGTTTTTGCCTACTTGTGTTTTCTCATTTatttacccccccacccccacacacacacacaccctccctgaACGTACCAGAGCTTTTACTCACACATAAACCATAACTCCTCACAACAAGACACACATAACGTAGAAGAGCAGTAGGAACACTCTCCTGCTAAAACAACCAGGAAGTGAGGAAGCCACCCTAATCTGTCGGTTTAACCCAAACAACTGAACATTAATAACTTTCCAGCATTTTTACCAGAGAGACAAAACCACTTCCAATAAAATAACAGAGGAAAGTAGGTGACAGCCTGGTTGTTTTCCAGCAGATTTCTGAACCCTGGAACAAAAAACTCAGTCATCTAGAGAGTTACCGCTGATCTAAAGTCTGCTAGAATGTTTAATTAGTGAAGATCCTAAAGACTAAATCTGTTCCTACGGGATaaataacatttatctggagaatcctaaagactaaatccgtctctacgggataaataacatttatctggagaatcctaaagactaaatccgtctctacgggataaataacatttatctggagaatcctaaagactaaatccgttcctacgggataaataacatttatctggagaatcctaaagactaaatccgtctctacgggatgaataacatttatctggagaatcctaaagactaaatccgtctctacgggatgaataacatttatctggagaatcctaaagacta contains:
- the cnga1b gene encoding cyclic nucleotide-gated channel rod photoreceptor subunit alpha — translated: MAKVAPLVLTSRSGLMPPTIVLQDMGEEPGDNRFSQNSGPGVLFNVNNSNNNEEEEEKKKKKKEKKAKKEKKEKEKLEKKERKEKKQKEKEEKEKEKEKLEREKKAKEEAAKEITVFDPAGNNYYHWLLIITIPVMYNWTLIIARACFEELQTDYLFLWFFLDFLSDTIYLLDMIFRTRTGYLEQGLLVKDELKLQERYMNTSQFKLDLISMIPTDVLYLFLGTTYPEIRLNKLLRFNRMMEFFQRTETRTNYPNALRISNLVMYIIIIIHWNACLYYSFSKAIGFGADRFVYPDPADPEFGRLVRKYAYSMYWSTLTLTTIGETPPPVENSEYFFVVTDFLVGVLIFATIVGNVGSMITNMNAARADFQARIDAIKQYMSFRKVTKDLEKRVIKWFDFLWTNKKAVDEREVLKFLPDKLRAEIAINVHLDTLKKVRIFADCEAGLLVELVLKLQPQVFSPGDYICKKGDIGREMYIIKEGKLAVVADDGVTQFVVLSEGSYFGEISILAIKGSKAGNRRTANIRSIGYSDLFCLSKDDLMEALTEYPDAKALLEEKGRQILMKDGLLDLEVAAQGPDPKEMEEKVDRMTSSLDSLQTQYARLLAEHEATNSKLKHRVTRLERKLAPPPLPSDAPPPPTPEIQATKEEKK